One Silene latifolia isolate original U9 population chromosome 4, ASM4854445v1, whole genome shotgun sequence DNA segment encodes these proteins:
- the LOC141653772 gene encoding puromycin-sensitive aminopeptidase-like, producing MARLVLACSCRGGVIPSTSILGLLSSSPFQGICRLAPVQPLVRCPSTYTRFSSFKAASQRTHHFPYSSLYRSKEVNRRLICSVVTEPLLTEAEELNMDTPKEIFLRDYKKPDYYFDTVDLKFLLDEEKTHVFSTITVFPANEGSSPSPLVLVGSDLKLISIKVNGVELKEGEFHVDSRHLTLLSPPSGTFTLEIVTEIYPHNNTSLEGLYKSSGNFCTQCEAEGFRKITFFQDRPDIMAKYRVRIEAEKSKYPVLLSNGNLIGQGDIEDGKHFAVWEDPFKKPCYLFALVAGQLESRDDTFITRSGREVSLRIWTPSEDLPKTAHAMYSLKAAMKWDEDVFGLEYDLDLFNIVAVPDFNMGAMENKSLNIFNSKLVLASPETATDADYAAILGVIGHEYFHNWTGNRVTCRDWFQLSLKEGLTVFRDQEFSSDMGSRSVQRIADVSTLRNYQYPQDAGPMAHPVRPHSYIKMDNFYTVTVYEKGAEVVRMYKTLLGSQGFRKGMDLYFKRHDGQAVTCEDFYSAMRDANDTDFSNFLLWYSQAGTPRVKVASSYEAEKQTYTLDFSQEVPPTPGQSVKEPMFIPVAIGLLDSDGKDIPLSSVHHDGKIELLSTNGHSIYTTVLRVTKKEEKFVFSGLSGRPVPSLLRGFSAPIRLESDLSDDDLFFLLAHDSDEFNRWEAGQILARKLMLSLVDDFQQNKPLNLNQKFVNGFKSILGDKNLDKEFIAKAVTLPSEGEIMDVMRVADPDAVHAVRTFMRKQLASQLKAEFIHTVEENRSSEQYKFDHCNMARRALKNIALAYIASLDDSECAALALNEYRTATNMTDQFGALAAIAQNPGRIRDEVLSDFYDKWQNDFLVVNKWFALQATSDIPGNVENVKKLLEHPAFDLRNPNKVYSLIGGFCGSPVNFHAKDGSGYRFLGDLVVQLDKINPQVASRMVSAFSRWKQFDETRQTLAKAHLEKILSSNGLSENVFEIASKSLAS from the exons ATGGCTCGTCTGGTTTTAGCTTGCAGTTGCAGAGGTGGAGTTATACCCAGTACAAGTATTTTGGGATTGCTTTCATCTTCTCCT TTCCAAGGTATTTGTCGATTAGCACCAGTTCAACCTCTAGTTAGGTGTCCCTCTACATATACTAGATTTTCTAGTTTCAAG GCTGCCTCACAAAGGACCCATCACTTCCCTTATTCATCCCTATAT AGGAGTAAGGAAGTCAATAGAAGGCTTATCTGCTCCGTTGTAACTGAACCATTGCTAACGGAAGCTGAAGAATTGAATATGGATACACCTAAAGAAATTTTCCTGAGGGACTACAAGAAGCCAGATTACTATTTTGATACT GTGGATTTGAAATTTTTGTTGGACGAAGAGAAGACCCATGTATTTTCTACAATTACTGTCTTCCCCGCAAATGAAG GTTCTTCCCCTTCTCCATTGGTTTTGGTTGGCAGTGATTTAAAGCTAATCTCCATTAAAGTTAATGGGGTTGAGTTAAAG GAGGGAGAATTTCATGTGGATTCACGTCACTTGACACTTCTATCGCCACCAAGTGGTACATTCACATTGGAAATTGTTACTGAGATTTATCCCCATAACAACACATCCTTGGAG GGTTTGTATAAGTCGTCTGGAAATTTCTGCACACAGTGTGAAGCTGAGGGTTTCCGTAAAATAACATTTTTTCAG GACCGTCCTGATATCATGGCAAAATATAGAGTTCGTATTGAAGCTGAGAAGTCCAAGTATCCAGTCTTGCTATCAAATGGAAATCTCATTGGCCAAGGGGATATTGAG GACGGCAAACACTTCGCTGTTTGGGAGGATCCATTCAAAAAGCCATGTTATCTGTTTGCCTTGGTTGCTGGCCAGCTGGAGAGCAGAGATGACACATTTATTACTCGCTCTGGCCGTGAAGTTTCTCTTAGGATATGGACCCCCTCCGAAGACTTGCCAAAGACAGCACATGCCATGTATTCTCTCAAGGCTGCGATGAAATGGGATGAAGAT GTATTTGGCTTGGAGTATGACCTAGATCTATTTAATATTGTCGCCGTTCCAGACTTCAATAT GGGAGCCATGGAGAACAAGAGTTTGAAT ATTTTCAATTCCAAGCTAGTTTTGGCATCTCCAGAGACGGCTACTGATGCAGATTATGCAGCAATTTTGGGAGTGATTGGTCACGAG TATTTCCACAACTGGACTGGAAACAG AGTAACATGTCGGGACTGGTTTCAGCTAAGCTTGAAGGAAGGACTAACTGTTTTCCGTGATCAG GAATTTTCTTCGGACATGGGAAGTCGCAGTGTACAACGGATTGCTGATGTTTCAACGCTTCGGAATTATCAATACCCACAG GATGCTGGTCCCATGGCTCATCCTGTTCGCCCACACTCCTACATTAAG ATGGACAATTTCTATACTG TCACG GTGTATGAAAAG GGAGCAGAAGTTGTCAGGATGTATAAAACCTTGCTGGGGAGCCAGGGATTCCGTAAG GGTATGGATTTGTACTTCAAGAGGCATGATGGACAAGCGGTAACATGTGAAGATTTCTACTCTGCTATGAGAGATGCAAATGATACTGATTTTTCCAATTTCTTACTCTG GTATTCGCAAGCTGGGACACCCAGAGTAAAAGTAGCTTCATCTTATGAAGCCGAGAAGCAGACATATACTTTAGATTTCAG CCAAGAGGTACCACCAACTCCAGGACAATCTGTGAAAGAGCCCATGTTTATTCCGGTTGCAATCGGTTTGCTGGACTCCGACGGGAAGGACATACCCCTATCATCTGTTCATCATGATGGCAAAATTGAATTGTTGTCTACCAATGGTCATTCAATCTACACAACCGTTCTACGTGTAACAAAG AAAGAGGAAAAATTTGTATTTTCTGGTTTATCTGGGCGGCCAGTTCCTTCTTTGTTAAGAGGCTTCAGTGCACCTATCCGTCTTGAATCTGATTTATCTGATGATGACTTATTTTTCCTCCTTGCCCATGATTCAGATGAATTCAACCG TTGGGAGGCTGGACAAATACTGGCAAGAAAGTTGATGCTAAGTTTAGTTGATGATTTCCAGCAAAATAAGCCTCTCAACTTAAACCAAAAATTTGTTAATGGATTCAAAAGCATTCTTGGTGACAAAAATTTGGACAAA GAATTCATTGCAAAGGCCGTAACTCTTCCTAGTGAAGGGGAAATCATGGATGTGATGCGTGTTGCGGATCCTGATGCTGTTCATGCAGTCCGAACTTTCATGAGAAAGCAGCTTGCTTCGCAGCTAAAAGCTGAATTCATCCACACG GTTGAAGAAAACAGGAGCTCCGAGCAATACAAATTTGACCATTGCAATATGGCTAGACGGGCACTAAAGAACATTGCACTTG CATATATAGCATCTCTCGATGATTCGGAATGCGCTGCGCTTGCTCTGAATGAATATAGAACAGCAACAAACATGACTGATCAATTTGGAGCTCTGGCAGCTATTGCCCAGAACCCTGGTAGAATTCGCGATGAAGTTTTGTCTGACTTCTATGACAAGTGGCAGAATGATTTTTTG GTTGTGAACAAGTGGTTTGCGCTTCAAGCAACATCGGACATCCCAGGCAATGTCGAAAATGTTAAGAAGCTCTTGGAGCATCCTGCATTTGACCTCCGTAATCCAAACAAG GTTTACTCATTGATTGGAGGCTTTTGTGGGTCCCCTGTAAATTTCCATGCAAAGGATGGATCAGGATATAGATTCTTGGGAGATTTGGTGGTCCAGCTCGATAAAATAAATCCACAG GTGGCCTCGAGGATGGTATCGGCTTTCTCTCGATGGAAGCAGTTTGATGAGACCCGGCAAACCCTAGCAAAG GCTCATTTGGAAAAGATCTTGTCCAGTAATGGATTATCCGAGAATGTTTTTGAGATTGCTTCCAAGAGCTTGGCTTCTTAG
- the LOC141653773 gene encoding BTB/POZ domain-containing protein At5g41330, with amino-acid sequence MKASSSSGLLNPKADSSIITINVGGQLFQTTHETLKQCPPNSILSTFSNSNSVVPFIDRDPHFFSIILSFLRTNYLNSPISQTLISEFQFYGIHHLLINSLSNPSQFNPYTLHKSSLLPLNGRDSPSAISATSSGSLHVAHGSKITSFDWSLTTKSTILTEFVAVDSLLAVSPDVVAAGATDFSGLQILDLDNGIVKESLNWENSTRSNSNVQALGSSNEYLFASYESSRRNSNAIVVYDLLGDFRPVFEIARNEIYGAEFDCGTIPATKLSWVSSQNLLLASGSHSGPTGVIGSIKLWDIRSGDLVWEMKDTVDCFADVAVSSSLSAMFKVGVNSGEMFYIDLRKLGLESEWVCLGNNAKLVSAKKEGLGCKVECHGNNVFVGKSGELELWSEIVLNKSSGETLLNERVFNRNLMGKTKDMGGNKITSLKFGGNKMFVTRKDQQLIEVWQSSATGFDPFKNIA; translated from the coding sequence ATGAAAGCTTCATCATCATCTGGGTTACTAAATCCCAAAGCAGATAGTAGCATCATAACCATAAATGTGGGTGGTCAATTATTCCAAACAACTCATGAAACCCTAAAACAATGTCCCCCTAATTCAATCCTCTCAACTTTCTCAAACTCAAATTCAGTTGTGCCCTTCATTGATAGAGACCCTCATTTCTTCTCCATTATTCTCTCTTTTCTCAGAACCAATTATTTAAATTCCCCAATTTCACAAACCCTAATTTCCGAATTCCAATTCTACGGAATTCACCATCTTTTGATCAATTCTCTCTCCAACCCATCTCAATTCAACCCTTATACACTCCACAAATCTTCCCTTCTTCCATTAAATGGCAGAGACAGTCCCTCTGCCATCTCCGCCACCTCCTCTGGCTCTCTTCATGTTGCTCATGGTAGCAAGATCACTTCCTTTGACTGGTCGTTGACTACAAAGTCAACTATTTTGACCGAATTTGTTGCTGTTGATTCACTTTTGGCCGTTTCACCGGACGTCGTGGCGGCTGGTGCAACCGATTTTTCTGGGTTGCAAATACTTGATCTTGATAACGGTATTGTCAAGGAGAGTTTGAATTGGGAGAATTCTACTCGATCTAATTCTAATGTCCAAGCTCTAGGATCCTCCAATGAGTATTTGTTCGCTAGTTATGAATCGAGTAGGCGAAACTCCAATGCCATCGTTGTTTATGATCTTTTAGGTGATTTTAGGCCTGTTTTTGAGATTGCCCGCAACGAGATTTATGGTGCTGAATTTGATTGTGGCACTATCCCAGCTACAAAATTGAGTTGGGTTTCGAGTCAAAATCTGTTATTAGCATCTGGGTCTCATAGCGGACCGACAGGGGTAATAGGTAGTATCAAATTGTGGGATATTAGGTCTGGGGATTTAGTTTGGGAGATGAAGGATACAGTTGATTGCTTTGCTGATGTTGCTGTTTCGAGTTCTTTATCAGCTATGTTTAAAGTTGGGGTGAATTCTGGTGAAATGTTTTATATTGATTTGAGAAAACTCGGCCTAGAAAGCGAGTGGGTTTGTTTAGGTAACAACGCTAAGTTGGTAAGTGCAAAGAAAGAGGGTTTGGGATGTAAAGTAGAATGTCATGGGAATAATGTTTTTGTAGGTAAAAGTGGAGAGTTGGAGTTGTGGTCTGAGATTGTGCTTAATAAATCGAGTGGCGAGACGTTGTTGAATGAGAGAGTGTTTAACAGGAATTTGATGGGAAAAACTAAGGATATGGGAGGTAACAAAATTACCAGCTTGAAATTTGGGGGAAACAAGATGTTTGTTACTAGAAAGGATCAGCAACTGATTGAAGTTTGGCAAAGTTCAGCTACAGGATTTGATCCATTCAAAAACATTGCGTAA